Proteins from one Leishmania infantum JPCM5 genome chromosome 21 genomic window:
- the SCG2 gene encoding phosphoglycan beta 1,3 galactosyltransferase 2, whose translation MREENNAPPAWAPRDTHRADPLQLLSSPQKHCGLSSAAESGQGCHSRSRGKPEVDSTREASGDKSSASTLSRNDDFLNEVAQTHSFRFCGHPRRSAAQCLRSQIQKRFLVALAVLLALIVMVHCAISRFTINVGSQQKRSIRLSKEAARRSEFPSPFSVLVHHETAVERLTTTQRGFAASETDSLVRLDPDQLPSWTLRVIDEDCTMCFDNVTYASAVAANAGRSTDRTGNQSLEGLPVFSTTSAPLGLMGPMLFAMASVTDDVDVAAELPRWQWVTRSYAQQRRFVHSPQSRGTGERPRHLIVMGIPSTDQPKRYPLRDAQHVTWRAYREVARTENNFTGALLQLYVFAAAERDSEDTTHSTVDVAQLAPTVSEYAAATAQHLAVDDGDVNSAPTYVQRRVVLRDGWRDIPRSDDAVWKSPCAGVRTSVVTTASLVDGTSPLAALSAQLSLPVTPAFTAAAQYVCHVSAALWQEVLHHRNSLWLDFLTDRKPTTKKKMGMRISWGIPTEVGMTQKVVIWLNYAYTAFPDVPYIMKGDDDTYLKVPQYLSDLRHVRGGWAKPRNLTATIPHKGVVPPTLGIDDAEECLYRVWWWYDNHNVAFGHGPGYALDRRLIQAVLNPFDITNQRLLMLLTVPYTFMYNSHYASLLMQHEDLFVGRQLQSLSVRVKEVCTKRPLRYVSDKEPRSLQVLRPAPSHQTWTWSSVLMHYAMPAIPYFIHYYFKHEFKVAEAAKGALKQGIDASAIDANATQKMKEWVASQVPTTLADLKRVQNVSWVRGDPRTAYVVAEGDGVAVYDIAYRPRNTTLVECAIESGK comes from the coding sequence ATGCGAGAGGAGAACAAtgcgccaccggcgtggGCTCCCAGGGACACGCACCGCGCCGACCCTCTTCAGCTGCTTTCCTCCCCTCAGAAGCACTGCGGgctgagcagcgctgcggagaGCGGACAGGGCTGTCACTCGCGCTCACGCGGCAAGCCGGAGGTGGATTCGACTCGAGAGGCGAGCGGTGATAAGAGTAGCGCCAGCACACTGTCGAGAAACGATGACTTCTTGAATGAAGTAGCACAGACCCACTCGTTCAGATTTTGCGGACATCCTCGACGATCCGCGGCACAATGTCTGCGTTCACAAATTCAAAAACGTTTCCTGGTTGCGCTAGCCGTCTTACTTGCTCTCATAGTCATGGTTCACTGTGCTATCAGCCGATTCACGATCAATGTAGGCTCACAACAGAAGCGGTCGATACGGTTGTCAAAGGAGGCGGCCCGTCGATCTGAGTTTCCATCGCCGTTTTCCGTCCTCGTGCACCACGAGACTGCTGTTGAGCGGTTGACGACCACACAGCGCGGTTTTGCTGCCTCTGAAACTGACTCTCTGGTGCGACTGGACCCTGATCAGCTGCCATCGTGGACGCTGCGCGTGATCGACGAGGACTGCACGATGTGCTTCGACAATGTCACGTACGCTTCTGCGGTTGCTGCGAATGCGGGGAGATCCACTGACAGGACGGGAAACCAGAGCCTGGAAGGGCTTCCCGTGTTCTCGACAACATCTGCGCCGCTGGGCCTCATGGGGCCCATGTTGTTTGCCATGGCGAGCGTGACGGACGACGTGGACGTAGCAGCTGAACTGCCGCGGTGGCAATGGGTGACCCGGTCgtacgcgcagcagcgccgcttcgtcCACTCGCCGCAGTCGAGGGGCACAGGTGAGCGACCGCGGCACTTGATCGTGATGGGCATACCTTCAACGGACCAGCCGAAGCGCTACCCGCTGCGGGACGCGCAGCACGTGACATGGCGGGCGTACCGAGAGGTTGCGCGCACCGAGAACAACTTTActggggcgctgctgcagctctacgtgttcgctgctgcggagcgTGATTCTGAGGACACAACGCATTCCACCGTggacgtggcgcagctggcccCAACAGTGAGCGAGTAcgccgcagcgactgcgCAGCACCTGGCTGTGGATGACGGTGACGTCAACAGTGCCCCCACGtacgtgcagcgccgcgtggTGCTGCGTGATGGGTGGCGCGACATCCCAAGAAGCGATGACGCGGTGTGGAAGTCACCCTGCGCTGGTGTAAGGACCTCCGTGGTTACTACGGCAAGTCTTGTGGACGGGACCTCGCCCCTCGCGGCTCTTTCAGCCCAGTTGTCGCTGCCCGTGACACCTGCcttcacagcagcagcgcagtaCGTGTGCCACGTGTCCGCTGCATTGTggcaggaggtgctgcaccaccgcaacTCACTGTGGCTGGACTTTTTGACGGACCGCAAGCCGAccacgaaaaagaaaatggGCATGCGTATTTCGTGGGGTATCCCGACAGAAGTAGGCATGACTCAAAAGGTCGTGATATGGCTCAACTACGCGTACACTGCCTTCCCAGACGTGCCGTACATCATgaagggcgacgacgacacgtACTTGAAGGTGCCACAGTACTtgagcgacctgcggcaTGTGCGCGGTGGGTGGGCGAAACCGCGCAACTTGACGGCGACCATTCCCCACAAAGGGGTTGTCCCACCGACACTGGGCAtcgacgacgcggaggaaTGCCTGTATCgagtgtggtggtggtacgACAATCATAACGTTGCATTTGGCCACGGTCCTGGCTATGCACTAGACCGTCGCCTCATCCAAGCTGTACTGAACCCATTCGATATCACCAACCAACGTTTGCTGATGCTATTAACGGTGCCGTACACCTTCATGTATAACAGTCATTATGCGAGCTTGCTCATGCAGCACGAGGACCTTTTCGTGGGACGGCAATTGCAAAGTCTTTCTGTTAGGGTGAAAGAAGTTTGCACGAAGCGTCCACTGCGCTACGTATCGGACAAAGAACCACGCTCGCTCCAGGTTCTCAGACCCGCGCCCTCCCATCAGACCTGGACATGGAGCTCGGTACTGATGCACTATGCTATGCCGGCGATTCCTTATTTCATCCACTACTACTTCAAGCACGAGTTCAAGGTAGCCGAGGCGGCTAAAGGGGCACTTAAGCAGGGCATCGATGCCAGCGCCATCGATGCGAATGCCACACAGAAAATGAAGGAGTGGGTGGCGTCGCAAGTGCCGACGACGCTGGCGGACCTGAAAAGGGTGCAGAATGTAAGCTGGGTGCGCGGAGACCCACGCACGGCGTACGTTGTAGCTGAGGGGGACGGCGTTGCAGTGTACGATATTGCGTACAGGCCTCGCAACACGACACTTGTCGAATGTGCCATCGAGTCTGGAAAGTAG
- a CDS encoding histone H4: MAKGKRSADAKGSQRRQKKVLRDNIRGITRGCVRRMARRGGVKRISSEVYEEVRRVLKAYVEDIVRCSTAYTEYARKKTVTACDVVNALRKQGHILYGYA, from the coding sequence ATGGCCAAGGGCAAGCGCTCCGCTGATGCCAAGGGCAGCCAGAGGCGCCagaagaaggtgctgcgcgacaacATCCGCGGCATCACTCGCGGCTGCGTCCGCCGCAtggcgcgccgcggtggcgtgaAGCGCATCTCGAGCGAGGTCTACGAagaggtgcgccgcgtgctgaaGGCCTACGTGGAGGACAttgtgcgctgcagcacggcctaCACCGAGTACGCGCGCAAGAAGACCGTGACGGCGTGCGATGTTGTgaacgcgctgcgcaagcaaGGCCACATCCTCTACGGCTACGCGTAA
- a CDS encoding putative ring-box protein 1, translating to MQTKDEAGMSAAEEGSKGNRFQLKKWNAVALWSWDIQVDTCAICRNHIMDLCIECQSNPSCSPKDCTVAWGACNHAFHMHCISRWLKTRNVCPLDNKEWVYLRYGA from the coding sequence ATGCAGACGAAAGACGAGGCGGGTATGTcagccgcggaggagggcagcaaAGGAAACCGCTTTCAGCTGAAAAAATGGAACGCCGTCGCGCTATGGTCCTGGGATATTCAAGTGGACACCTGCGCCATCTGTAGAAATCACATCATGGATCTGTGCATCGAATGCCAGTCAAATCCGTCGTGCTCGCCGAAGGACTGCACAGTAGCGTGGGGCGCCTGCAATCATGCCTTTCATATGCACTGCATATCTCGATGGCTAAAGACTCGGAACGTTTGTCCTTTAGACAATAAAGAGTGGGTTTACCTTCGATATGGCGCTTAA